A stretch of DNA from Pasteurellaceae bacterium RH1A:
GCATGGAATGGCTTAATTTAGCCTGGGAACACGGCCCTTACTATCAAACTCAACGTTTTGATCGTTATAACCAGGTTATCGACCAGATGATCGAAGAAGGCCTGGCCTACCGTTGCTATTGCTCAAAAGAGCGTTTGGAAGGCTTGCGGGCTGAACAGGAAGCCAATAAGGAAAAACCACGTTATGACCGCCACTGTTTAGGCGATCACAGCCATTCTGCTGACGAACCACACGTTGTGCGTTTTAAAAACCCACAAGAAGGCTCGGTGGTCTTTGAGGATGCAGTGCGCGGGTGGATTGAAATTAGCAACAGCGAATTGGACGACTTAATCATCCGCCGTACCGATGGCTCGCCAACCTACAACTTCTGCGTAGTGGTGGACGACTGGGATATGGGCATCACCCACGTTGTACGGGGCGAAGACCATATCAACAATACACCACGTCAAATCAACATTTTGGCTGCCCTGGGTGCGCCGATTCCGACCTACGCCCACGTTTCTATGATCAACGGCGATGACGGACAAAAACTCTCCAAACGCCACGGCGCGGTAGGCGTAATGCAGTACCGTGATGACGGCTACCTGCCAGAAGCCCTGGTAAACTACCTCGTGCGTTTGGGCTGGGGACACGGCGATCAGGAAATTTTCTCCCGTGAAGAGATGATTGAGCTCTTTGATCTCCATTCAGTCAGCAAGTCGGCCAGTGCCTTTAACACCGAGAAACTCCAATGGCTCAACCAGCACTATATGCGTAGCCTGCCAGCCGACCACGTTGCTGGTTACCTCCAATGGCATATGGACAATCAAGGCATTGACACTGCAAATGGCCCAGCGCTCGCCGATATTATTCCTGTACTTAGCGAACGAGCCAAAACCCTTAAAGAATTAGCGGCCAGCAGCCGTTACTTCTATGAAGAATTTGAAGCCTACGATGAAAAAGCAGCAGCCAAGAACTTCAAACCAGAAGCAGTAGCTCCACTTGCAAAACTCTTGGAAAAATTGACCGCTTGTAATGATTGGACGGTTGAAGCCATCCACGAGGCCATGAACCAAACGGCTGCCGAGCTTGAAATTGGTATGGGCAAGGTGGGTATGCCTTTCCGTTTGGCCGTAACGGGTTCTAGCCAATCGCCATCTATGGATATTACGGCCAAATTAGTGGGTAAGGATCGTACTTTAGCCCGCCTAGAAAAGGCTATTCGTTTTATTAACGAACAAAATAGCTAATTTTTAGGCATTTAAGTGGGGTTGGGCATTTTTCTGTTTGACGGCTTAGCCAGTCTTACCTATAATGCCTCCCACTTCTTGGGGGTATAGCTCAGCTGGGAGAGCGCTTGCATGGCATGCAAGAGGTCAGCGGTTCGATCCCGCTTATCTCCACCAATTTTCAAATCTTTGTTGTAAAACGAAGTCATATGTAGGTTAATCAGCTAAGGCCTGCATAATAAAACAAACCTTTTGGGGGTATAGCTCAGCTGGGAGAGCGCTTGCATGGCATGCAAGAGGTCAGCGGTTCGATCCCGCTTATCTCCACCAAAAACCAAACCTTGAAATAGTCTATTTCAAGGTTTTTTTCTTTTTTAGCCCCTCCTTATTTTTGTCGGCCTCTTCAAAAAATTTGCAAAATCTTGAGGAAATCTTACCGCTTTTTTGGTAAGGTAACGCCTATCTTTTTTGCATAGAAAAATCAGTATGAGCGAAACCAAGCCAACCCCAAACGAAACCACCCATTTCGGATTTAAAACCGTTGCCAAGGAAGAAAAGCAACAACTGGTTGCCCAAGTTTTCCATAGCGTGGCGGGCAAGTACGATCTGATGAATGATTTACTTTCCTTCGGCATTCACCGTGTCTGGAAGCGTTTTACCATTGATTGCAGTGGGGTGCGTAAGGGGCAGAAGGTCTTGGATTTGGCCGGCGGCACAGGCGATTTCACCGCCAAGTTTTCCCGCATTGTAGGCGAAAGTGGCCAGGTAGTCTTAGCTGATATCAACAGTTCTATGTTGGAAGTGGGCCGGGAAAAACTGCGTAACTTAGGCATTGTCAATAATGTGAGCTATGTGCAGGCCAATGCCGAATGCCTGCCCTTTGC
This window harbors:
- a CDS encoding glutamate--tRNA ligase — protein: MKIETLFPLDPSVKVRTRFAPSPTGYLHVGGARTALYSWLYAKHNQGEFVLRIEDTDLERSTPEATAAILEGMEWLNLAWEHGPYYQTQRFDRYNQVIDQMIEEGLAYRCYCSKERLEGLRAEQEANKEKPRYDRHCLGDHSHSADEPHVVRFKNPQEGSVVFEDAVRGWIEISNSELDDLIIRRTDGSPTYNFCVVVDDWDMGITHVVRGEDHINNTPRQINILAALGAPIPTYAHVSMINGDDGQKLSKRHGAVGVMQYRDDGYLPEALVNYLVRLGWGHGDQEIFSREEMIELFDLHSVSKSASAFNTEKLQWLNQHYMRSLPADHVAGYLQWHMDNQGIDTANGPALADIIPVLSERAKTLKELAASSRYFYEEFEAYDEKAAAKNFKPEAVAPLAKLLEKLTACNDWTVEAIHEAMNQTAAELEIGMGKVGMPFRLAVTGSSQSPSMDITAKLVGKDRTLARLEKAIRFINEQNS
- a CDS encoding bifunctional demethylmenaquinone methyltransferase/2-methoxy-6-polyprenyl-1,4-benzoquinol methylase, yielding MSETKPTPNETTHFGFKTVAKEEKQQLVAQVFHSVAGKYDLMNDLLSFGIHRVWKRFTIDCSGVRKGQKVLDLAGGTGDFTAKFSRIVGESGQVVLADINSSMLEVGREKLRNLGIVNNVSYVQANAECLPFADNTFDCIVISFGLRNVTDKDKALRSMYRVLKPGGRLLVLEFSKPVIDPISQLYNFYSFNILPKVGEVVVNDGESYRYLAESIRMHPKQDELKAMMEAAGFDSVSYYNLSAGIVALHRGYKF